From one Dermacentor silvarum isolate Dsil-2018 chromosome 3, BIME_Dsil_1.4, whole genome shotgun sequence genomic stretch:
- the LOC119444375 gene encoding chorion class B protein L11-like, translating to MNVLSIALVLCAALASAMAGGVLGGYGLGYGLGGAGLGLGGGYGLGYGGYGLGYGGGYGLGGVGVGSSVALLSGGPAFAKAVAGPAFLVRTVHHVNKVSGGGALLAHSGLGGGYGAGYGGLGYGGLGYGGLGYGGYGGYGYGGYGYKG from the coding sequence AGCATCGCCCTCGTTCTCTGTGCCGCTCTGGCCAGTGCTATGGCTGGCGGAGTGCTTGGCGGATATGGCCTCGGCTACGGTCTTGGAGGCGCCGGCCTCGGCCTTGGAGGAGGCTACGGACTTGGTTATGGCGGCTACGGTCTCGGATATGGCGGTGGATACGGCCTGGGTGGTGTCGGTGTCGGTAGCAGCGTTGCCCTCTTGAGCGGAGGACCTGCGTTCGCCAAGGCCGTGGCTGGACCGGCCTTCCTGGTGAGGACGGTGCACCACGTCAACAAGGTCAGCGGCGGGGGAGCCCTCCTCGCCCACTCTGGTCTCGGAGGAGGATACGGCGCAGGATACGGGGGCCTCGGCTACGGTGGTCTCGGATACGGTGGTCTCGGATACGGCGGTTATGGTGGATACGGATACGGCGGCTACGGCTACAAGGGCTGA